In a single window of the Alphaproteobacteria bacterium LSUCC0684 genome:
- a CDS encoding GIY-YIG nuclease family protein: MTDIIYLLTNPIMPGLVKIGRTTHDIRVHIKDLYGDGVSGPKKVRFQDKVMSLSEATRIMRSVDHPLRPALFWRYQGELLLNIYNRTYVEREG; the protein is encoded by the coding sequence ATGACAGATATCATCTACCTGCTCACCAATCCTATCATGCCGGGGCTTGTCAAGATCGGCCGGACAACCCACGACATCAGGGTTCACATCAAAGATCTCTATGGCGACGGTGTGTCAGGCCCGAAGAAGGTGCGATTTCAGGATAAAGTGATGTCACTCTCGGAGGCTACCCGGATCATGCGGTCCGTCGACCATCCACTGCGCCCAGCCCTTTTTTGGCGTTATCAGGGCGAGTTGTTGCTGAATATCTACAACCGCACCTATGTCGAAAGGGAGGGGTAA
- a CDS encoding LysE family translocator, which yields MDNIIAYLSAIFVLMIIPGADMAYVMANGIAYGRTGAAMAALGISLGGLVMTGFLWAVLHFAIALSPEALIYFQYIGACYLIYLSLTLLRASDVSESVHPTVPPLKALILRGVMTNISNPKVSIFFFAFIPPFIPPHIPDPALYAFFLGVLLCVVGGVMNFVFGLSGSLLQGVFARQIKGRPVANLILSALFGLIGFSIIILGLMK from the coding sequence ATGGATAATATTATAGCCTATCTTTCGGCCATCTTTGTGTTGATGATCATTCCGGGGGCGGATATGGCCTATGTCATGGCGAATGGTATCGCCTATGGCAGGACTGGGGCAGCAATGGCGGCCTTGGGGATCAGCCTGGGTGGCCTTGTCATGACAGGTTTCCTCTGGGCAGTATTACATTTTGCCATTGCGTTATCACCTGAAGCTCTCATTTACTTTCAATATATTGGCGCATGCTATCTGATATATCTGTCCCTAACGCTACTAAGGGCTTCAGATGTATCAGAAAGTGTTCATCCGACCGTGCCGCCACTAAAAGCATTGATATTAAGAGGGGTAATGACCAACATATCCAACCCAAAGGTGAGTATATTTTTCTTTGCCTTTATCCCCCCATTTATACCGCCACATATCCCCGATCCAGCACTCTACGCTTTCTTTCTTGGCGTTCTGCTATGTGTGGTGGGCGGGGTTATGAATTTTGTCTTTGGTTTATCTGGAAGCCTCCTTCAGGGCGTGTTTGCTCGCCAGATCAAAGGCCGTCCCGTGGCAAACCTTATCCTCTCGGCACTGTTTGGCCTTATAGGTTTCAGCATCATAATTTTGGGCCTGATGAAATGA
- a CDS encoding DUF4258 domain-containing protein yields the protein MGPADATDAIRKLAQSDQFDFCMTSHAKKQITKREIVTGDLLYLFKNGFVYEEPEPSTDPNYWKYKIQGETPNSNQRQIAAVVIPDFQTNTLKIITIMWVDDT from the coding sequence ATGGGGCCAGCAGACGCCACAGATGCCATTAGAAAGTTAGCACAAAGTGATCAGTTTGATTTTTGCATGACCTCACATGCGAAAAAACAAATTACCAAAAGGGAGATTGTAACTGGTGATTTGCTTTATCTGTTTAAAAATGGATTCGTGTATGAAGAGCCTGAACCATCGACAGACCCAAATTACTGGAAATATAAAATACAAGGAGAAACACCAAATTCAAACCAGAGGCAGATAGCGGCGGTTGTTATTCCTGACTTTCAAACAAATACTCTAAAGATCATAACTATTATGTGGGTTGATGATACTTAA
- a CDS encoding helix-turn-helix domain-containing protein, with translation MLYHYEECGLDNIIIDTDFLEEDDAGNSVITIPAINQLHKVIAKSIIDSPGLMNGKEIRFLRTEMGMTQSELGKLLHRDKQTVARWEKSRMNIDPAQDMLVRKHVAEKLGLEMDKSIEELSQERTATIRNNQIKIKHSNCSEGHKYTVAA, from the coding sequence ATGCTGTATCATTATGAAGAATGTGGACTGGATAATATCATCATCGATACAGACTTCCTTGAGGAAGATGACGCAGGGAATAGTGTAATTACGATACCTGCAATCAACCAGCTCCACAAAGTTATTGCAAAAAGTATTATTGATTCACCAGGTCTGATGAATGGCAAGGAAATTCGGTTTCTTAGAACCGAAATGGGCATGACACAGTCTGAATTGGGTAAATTGCTTCATCGTGACAAACAAACAGTAGCCCGTTGGGAAAAATCCAGAATGAATATTGACCCCGCACAAGATATGCTGGTCCGAAAGCATGTTGCAGAAAAACTTGGTCTTGAAATGGATAAATCCATTGAAGAATTAAGCCAGGAACGTACTGCTACTATTCGCAATAATCAGATCAAGATCAAACACAGTAATTGTAGTGAGGGTCACAAATACACGGTCGCTGCCTAA
- a CDS encoding DUF4387 family protein has product MPKLVELARKIRSKNAGPFWITVDIFCGDNFDFIRSRLYVSAICNLLGCNASTLKHFEITELKVIKISVVRQAPQGSREDRDMHGAQIAALFTEMEI; this is encoded by the coding sequence ATGCCTAAATTGGTTGAACTTGCCAGAAAAATCAGATCCAAAAATGCCGGTCCATTTTGGATCACGGTGGATATATTTTGTGGTGATAATTTTGATTTTATTCGCAGCAGGCTTTATGTTTCTGCTATCTGCAATCTCCTTGGATGTAATGCGTCAACATTGAAACACTTTGAAATCACTGAACTTAAGGTCATCAAAATAAGTGTGGTGAGGCAGGCACCTCAAGGAAGTCGTGAAGATCGTGATATGCATGGTGCACAGATTGCTGCTCTTTTTACTGAAATGGAAATTTGA
- a CDS encoding Ldh family oxidoreductase: MKDFAKVQKVTKACMKGATVQKVQSKLQMDGKRITVNSDDAIARITAIFQAIGETANTARQIAEHLADASLSGVESHGLMRVLQYVSQYRSGYLKAGVQPFHKMTETGAHEVDGLGGIGIPAMQLAFNENSNLARVNGIAAIAIRNCGHTGRHGTFADEAASQGFLTILVGGGNRKTWRQVAPYGGAKGMLPTNPWCVGIPGGEHGPVVLDFATSKIAGGWIYAARSAGALLPEGCIIDTNGNPTQDPEDYFNGGAILPSGEHKGYGLALIGELIGEAMLGPATTECNWLLVTIDTTRYRAAPRMQEITEEILAEMRSCPPAPGFDRVEIPGERERTYKKRANHHIAVPEKTWGEIMALSKSLGVK, from the coding sequence GTGAAAGATTTTGCCAAAGTTCAAAAAGTGACCAAAGCTTGCATGAAAGGGGCCACGGTGCAGAAAGTTCAGTCCAAACTGCAAATGGATGGCAAACGCATAACCGTTAATTCTGATGATGCCATTGCACGCATAACCGCTATTTTTCAGGCTATCGGCGAGACTGCAAATACGGCACGGCAGATCGCTGAGCATCTTGCCGATGCCAGCCTTTCAGGCGTTGAAAGCCACGGGTTAATGCGGGTCCTTCAATATGTAAGCCAATATCGCTCAGGCTATTTGAAGGCCGGGGTGCAACCTTTTCATAAAATGACCGAGACGGGCGCACATGAAGTAGATGGCCTTGGGGGTATCGGTATACCTGCCATGCAGCTTGCGTTTAATGAAAACTCAAATCTGGCAAGGGTAAATGGAATTGCGGCAATAGCCATACGGAATTGCGGTCATACCGGCCGCCATGGCACATTTGCAGATGAAGCTGCAAGTCAGGGTTTTCTTACTATCCTTGTAGGTGGAGGCAACCGAAAAACATGGCGGCAGGTGGCCCCATATGGCGGTGCCAAAGGCATGCTGCCAACAAACCCATGGTGCGTTGGCATCCCGGGTGGTGAGCACGGGCCAGTAGTGCTTGACTTCGCGACTTCAAAAATTGCCGGTGGATGGATTTATGCTGCACGCTCAGCCGGAGCGCTTCTTCCCGAAGGATGCATTATTGATACGAATGGCAACCCGACGCAAGATCCCGAAGATTACTTTAATGGCGGCGCAATTTTGCCATCGGGTGAGCATAAGGGGTATGGGCTTGCGTTAATCGGTGAGTTGATAGGCGAGGCAATGCTAGGACCGGCGACAACTGAATGCAACTGGTTGCTTGTTACCATCGATACCACCCGCTACCGCGCGGCACCCCGCATGCAGGAAATCACCGAAGAAATCCTCGCTGAAATGAGATCTTGCCCACCTGCGCCCGGATTTGATCGCGTTGAAATTCCGGGTGAGCGCGAGAGGACCTACAAGAAGAGAGCAAATCACCACATTGCTGTACCTGAAAAAACTTGGGGGGAGATCATGGCGCTGTCCAAATCTTTAGGGGTGAAATGA